In a genomic window of uncultured Sphaerochaeta sp.:
- a CDS encoding DEAD/DEAH box helicase, which translates to MKREQITTPYPVQEEVIPAVLGKRDVLGIAQTGSGKTLSYVLPILMQLQKKKSMENRHIQVLVMVPTRELAAQVHSVFSTYVHEAGLPIKTLAVFGGASINPQMMAMQNVRILVATPGRLLELVSLHAVHLSSLEMVVLDEADKMLTAGFEKEMDQIFALLPKHRQNLLFSATLNDQIQALEKVLLHDPLVIKIEEESDTLDLIHQSAYYVSEDEKGPLLRYLIKSKDMQQVLVFTSSTARADRVVDKLLKHGIEARSIHSRKTQGARTELLRDFKQGYLRVLVTTDLLSRGIDIEFLPFVINYELPRSPINFIHRIGRTGRAGRFGEAITLVSPSEEAHFKVIEKKMKKKVPRVECEQFGRR; encoded by the coding sequence TTGAAACGAGAGCAGATCACTACCCCGTATCCCGTTCAGGAGGAAGTGATTCCTGCAGTCCTGGGCAAGAGGGATGTGCTTGGCATTGCCCAAACAGGATCAGGCAAGACGCTCAGCTATGTGTTGCCTATTCTCATGCAACTGCAGAAGAAAAAGAGCATGGAAAACAGACACATCCAGGTGCTGGTAATGGTCCCCACCAGGGAGCTTGCAGCGCAAGTGCATTCCGTGTTTTCCACGTATGTTCATGAAGCAGGATTGCCGATAAAGACGCTTGCTGTGTTTGGTGGTGCGTCAATCAATCCCCAGATGATGGCTATGCAGAATGTGCGGATCCTGGTTGCCACTCCGGGAAGGTTGCTGGAGCTGGTCTCTTTGCATGCTGTTCATTTGTCATCCTTGGAGATGGTGGTGCTTGATGAGGCAGACAAGATGTTGACTGCCGGTTTCGAGAAGGAGATGGATCAGATTTTTGCGTTGCTTCCCAAGCACCGTCAGAACCTGCTGTTTTCGGCAACTTTGAATGATCAGATCCAAGCATTGGAAAAAGTGCTCTTGCATGATCCTTTGGTGATTAAGATTGAAGAGGAATCAGATACTTTGGATTTGATTCATCAGAGTGCCTATTATGTTTCGGAGGATGAGAAAGGTCCGCTGCTGCGGTATCTTATCAAGAGCAAGGATATGCAACAGGTTTTGGTCTTCACTTCTTCGACGGCAAGGGCTGATAGGGTAGTGGATAAGTTGCTGAAACATGGCATTGAGGCAAGATCTATCCATAGCAGGAAGACCCAGGGAGCAAGGACAGAACTGCTTAGGGACTTCAAGCAGGGCTACCTCAGGGTGTTGGTTACTACCGATCTGCTCTCCCGGGGAATTGATATTGAGTTCCTTCCTTTTGTCATAAACTATGAGTTGCCTCGTTCTCCCATCAATTTCATTCACAGGATTGGAAGAACGGGCCGTGCAGGAAGGTTTGGTGAAGCCATTACGCTAGTCAGTCCTTCCGAAGAAGCTCATTTCAAGGTGATAGAGAAGAAGATGAAGAAGAAGGTCCCACGAGTAGAGTGTGAGCAGTTTGGGAGACGCTAG
- a CDS encoding SDR family oxidoreductase: METLKGKVAVISGAGSGFGKATAEYFASESQCSLVIMDINEAALADTVKTCEASGSKVIGMQADVTKAETFTKALDACLKNFGKVDYLINYAGGAIKYAPVEELDDEMNHKIINLNLISVMMSCRTFTPQFKKQGYGKIINVSSVCDRRAWPGYSTYAAAKAGVREYSRGLYTEVRPFGIGVTTLVPGGSNTGFQKAEGLSKFNWDEEMAVRPEHFAQMAYAICALSKGAVVSEICLYGLAQDICGF; the protein is encoded by the coding sequence ATGGAAACATTGAAAGGGAAAGTGGCGGTCATAAGCGGAGCAGGTTCAGGTTTCGGGAAAGCTACAGCTGAATACTTTGCATCTGAGTCCCAGTGCTCTCTGGTTATCATGGATATCAATGAAGCAGCTCTTGCTGACACAGTAAAAACCTGTGAGGCATCTGGTTCCAAGGTAATCGGCATGCAAGCAGATGTGACCAAGGCAGAGACATTCACCAAGGCCTTGGATGCGTGTCTGAAGAACTTTGGGAAAGTTGATTATCTTATCAACTATGCTGGTGGAGCCATCAAATATGCACCAGTTGAAGAGCTTGATGATGAAATGAATCACAAGATCATCAATCTGAACCTGATCAGCGTCATGATGAGCTGTCGCACCTTCACTCCACAATTCAAAAAGCAAGGGTATGGAAAAATCATCAACGTATCGAGCGTGTGTGATCGTCGTGCATGGCCGGGGTATTCCACCTACGCGGCAGCCAAAGCTGGAGTCAGGGAGTATTCACGGGGATTGTATACTGAGGTGAGACCCTTTGGGATTGGCGTCACGACACTCGTTCCCGGTGGCTCAAATACAGGCTTCCAGAAAGCTGAAGGCCTTTCCAAGTTTAATTGGGATGAGGAAATGGCAGTCAGGCCCGAACACTTTGCGCAGATGGCTTATGCAATTTGCGCCCTATCAAAAGGCGCTGTCGTTTCAGAAATCTGTCTGTATGGACTTGCCCAGGATATCTGCGGTTTCTAG
- a CDS encoding class II aldolase/adducin family protein has translation MYTTEKNQVIDAGIKLHDYHLISLSGGNVSLRINNHLLVTPSGMTYQELVTDDIVVMNLDGSIVEGERRPSVDTVALLYIYNNMPEVNAVIHTHQVYATAVGLISDTLPAVVTTLVNATVGPVTVAPFSSAASLDMGIETVKHLNGKRAVILKQHGVITVGSTLKEALYAAVYMEDAAKTYLVAKAVGEPPVLNAQQIQDAVDSFKVYGQIKK, from the coding sequence ATGTATACAACCGAAAAAAACCAGGTAATCGACGCAGGCATTAAACTGCATGACTATCATCTAATAAGTCTCTCCGGAGGAAATGTGAGCCTGAGGATCAATAATCATTTATTGGTGACCCCTTCCGGAATGACATACCAGGAGCTTGTCACTGATGACATAGTAGTGATGAATCTGGATGGGTCGATTGTTGAAGGCGAGAGAAGGCCTTCCGTAGATACTGTTGCTTTGCTGTATATCTATAACAATATGCCCGAGGTAAATGCTGTCATTCATACCCACCAAGTGTACGCCACTGCTGTGGGACTGATCTCGGACACACTTCCTGCTGTAGTGACAACCTTGGTAAACGCAACAGTCGGACCTGTCACGGTAGCCCCATTCAGCTCGGCAGCCAGCTTGGATATGGGTATTGAAACAGTGAAACATCTCAATGGGAAACGAGCAGTGATCCTTAAGCAACACGGGGTAATCACCGTCGGGTCAACACTCAAGGAAGCCCTGTATGCAGCGGTGTACATGGAAGACGCTGCAAAGACATATCTTGTTGCAAAAGCAGTCGGAGAACCCCCGGTGCTCAATGCACAGCAGATCCAGGATGCCGTAGATTCATTCAAGGTATATGGACAAATCAAGAAATAG
- a CDS encoding sugar ABC transporter substrate-binding protein has protein sequence MKNRILKHVVAIAAILVLMLPVFSAGQQESSEQQTRVTFMVHDLGNPFWATQVKGAQEKADELGVKLTVIDLQVDAAKEINTWENLITNKVDGIMISCVDEKASQAYCKKAQDAGIKVMAAVHPLAGADGSMLNDEYNYGFLAGVEAGKFIAKELGGTAKFALLAADCTPFVIPRTDGIRDGILSQAPNAVLVARQDAFQTDVGMKVTESLLQAHPDLAVIGCLNDDGALGAYEAMAAAGKNPAKVCITGTDGIQQALEKIQAGSMLRASVSMAPYESGKKEVEILVKMIKGEQVESHQKIPNEAITIANVSKYL, from the coding sequence ATGAAGAACAGGATTTTGAAACACGTTGTTGCCATAGCAGCAATATTGGTACTGATGCTTCCGGTATTCTCAGCCGGTCAGCAAGAAAGTAGTGAACAGCAAACTCGGGTAACTTTCATGGTGCATGATCTTGGCAACCCCTTCTGGGCAACCCAGGTCAAGGGTGCACAGGAGAAGGCGGATGAACTGGGTGTCAAGCTGACCGTCATCGATTTGCAGGTAGATGCTGCAAAAGAGATTAACACTTGGGAGAATCTGATTACCAATAAGGTCGATGGTATCATGATTTCCTGTGTTGATGAGAAAGCAAGCCAAGCTTACTGCAAGAAGGCACAGGATGCCGGTATCAAGGTGATGGCAGCTGTACACCCCCTCGCAGGTGCGGATGGATCGATGTTGAATGACGAGTACAACTATGGATTCCTGGCTGGAGTGGAAGCTGGTAAGTTCATTGCCAAGGAGTTGGGTGGTACTGCAAAATTCGCCTTGCTCGCAGCCGATTGCACTCCGTTTGTCATTCCAAGAACTGATGGAATACGGGATGGCATACTTTCACAGGCTCCAAATGCAGTCTTGGTTGCACGCCAGGATGCATTCCAGACAGATGTTGGCATGAAAGTGACAGAGTCGCTCTTGCAGGCACATCCTGATCTTGCTGTCATCGGTTGCTTGAATGATGATGGTGCGCTTGGTGCATATGAAGCAATGGCTGCAGCTGGGAAGAATCCTGCCAAAGTGTGCATCACTGGAACCGATGGTATCCAGCAAGCTTTGGAGAAGATTCAGGCCGGCAGCATGCTGCGCGCATCAGTCAGCATGGCTCCCTACGAGTCAGGCAAGAAAGAAGTAGAGATTCTCGTGAAGATGATCAAGGGTGAACAGGTGGAATCACACCAGAAAATCCCCAATGAAGCCATCACTATCGCCAATGTAAGCAAGTATCTCTAA
- a CDS encoding sugar ABC transporter ATP-binding protein — protein sequence MESHEILLSVQGLTKRYPGVLALDQIDLDFYKGEIHAICGENGAGKSTFIKVLTGAIQPDAGKIVIEGVQRDAYSPHEAMFNFGISAIYQEFYLIPALTIAENLFLGKEIQKQGFLDRRIMNRKAKEVLMSLGVDLDPNTPVGSLTVAYQQIVEIAKSTYQNAKLIIMDEPSAPLTINEVDKLFNLVHALKEKGITVIYISHRLSEIFELSDRVTVFRDGRKIVTMPTSSTNKKELIHTMVNREVAENFPSRHGEISEPVLEVRDLCTDALLQHISFTLRKGEILGFGGLVGAGRTELARAIYGADTVSSGTILVKGKVARIRHPQEAVAQSIGLIPEDRKQHGIISRLSVSENIAYSSFGKCSRFGLIQPRMLEKTAQKMIALLRIITPNTQKKVSELSGGNQQKVVLARWLVSDVDIILFDEPTRGIDVGAKQEIYELIFELAAQGKAIILISSEMNELLGLSDRIMVMHEGVVMGELSKAEATQDKVLRLASGE from the coding sequence ATGGAAAGTCACGAAATTCTACTCTCAGTGCAAGGCTTGACAAAAAGGTACCCAGGTGTACTGGCACTTGATCAGATTGACCTCGATTTCTACAAAGGGGAGATTCATGCAATCTGTGGTGAGAATGGTGCTGGGAAATCAACGTTCATCAAAGTTCTTACGGGTGCAATCCAGCCTGATGCGGGAAAAATAGTTATTGAAGGTGTCCAAAGAGATGCCTATTCCCCTCATGAAGCTATGTTCAACTTTGGGATATCTGCAATTTATCAGGAATTTTATTTGATCCCTGCCCTGACTATTGCTGAAAACTTATTTTTGGGAAAAGAGATACAGAAACAGGGATTTCTTGATCGTCGAATCATGAACCGAAAAGCAAAAGAGGTTCTGATGTCTTTGGGTGTTGATCTGGATCCCAATACACCAGTGGGCTCGCTAACCGTTGCCTACCAGCAAATAGTTGAGATAGCCAAATCGACCTATCAGAATGCAAAGCTCATCATAATGGATGAGCCATCAGCTCCGTTGACAATCAATGAAGTGGATAAACTGTTCAACCTTGTTCATGCACTGAAAGAAAAAGGGATAACGGTTATCTATATATCTCATAGACTTTCGGAAATCTTTGAGCTCTCGGATCGTGTAACCGTCTTTCGGGATGGAAGAAAAATCGTCACGATGCCTACCTCCTCCACAAATAAGAAAGAGTTGATCCACACAATGGTCAATCGTGAGGTGGCGGAGAATTTCCCGAGCCGGCATGGTGAGATATCGGAACCTGTTTTGGAAGTAAGGGATCTTTGCACTGATGCACTATTGCAGCATATCAGTTTTACCTTGCGAAAAGGTGAGATCCTGGGGTTTGGAGGTTTGGTTGGTGCTGGAAGAACCGAATTGGCCAGAGCCATTTATGGAGCTGACACTGTTTCATCCGGAACCATTCTCGTAAAAGGCAAAGTCGCGAGAATCAGGCATCCACAAGAGGCCGTAGCACAGAGCATCGGCCTGATTCCTGAAGATAGAAAGCAACATGGAATTATCTCTCGCCTCTCGGTAAGCGAGAATATTGCATATAGTTCATTCGGGAAGTGCAGTCGGTTTGGTCTGATCCAGCCAAGGATGTTGGAAAAGACCGCACAAAAAATGATTGCCTTGCTGCGTATCATCACTCCCAACACACAAAAGAAAGTAAGTGAGTTGTCGGGGGGGAACCAACAGAAGGTTGTTCTGGCACGCTGGCTGGTCTCGGATGTGGATATCATACTTTTTGATGAACCTACAAGAGGTATTGACGTAGGGGCAAAACAGGAAATTTATGAGTTGATCTTCGAACTGGCAGCCCAGGGCAAAGCCATTATCCTTATCTCTTCGGAGATGAATGAATTATTGGGACTGTCGGACCGAATTATGGTGATGCATGAAGGTGTTGTCATGGGAGAACTCAGTAAAGCTGAAGCAACACAGGATAAAGTTCTCAGATTGGCATCAGGGGAGTAA
- a CDS encoding ABC transporter permease, with protein sequence MKMKAVDILLKRFAILGVLLVLILFFTLVTDSFLTTGNVLNIARQVSMLGISAVGMTCVILTSGIDLSVGSVMGITNIVGALLMTRYGVPILPAALITLAIACAIGFINGLMVSYVGVPALITTLAMMTLLRGLTYVLCDGLPVWGLPDSFRTLGQGYLGIIPIPVIIMFIIFIVGWVFLNRVKTGRYIYGLGGNREAVRLAGIRTKRVETGVYVISSFLTGIAGLIMLSRINTGQPKIGTMFEMDVITAVVLGGVSIMGGAGSIFGVLLGVFITGILSNGMILLDISEYYQQIIKGVVLLLAVTFDSLAKRKKA encoded by the coding sequence ATGAAAATGAAAGCAGTGGATATTCTGTTGAAAAGATTTGCAATTTTGGGTGTGCTCTTGGTTTTGATCCTCTTTTTTACCCTGGTGACAGACTCTTTCCTGACAACAGGAAATGTCCTGAATATTGCACGCCAGGTATCCATGCTGGGCATATCTGCTGTTGGCATGACCTGTGTGATACTGACTTCTGGAATTGATCTCTCAGTTGGTTCTGTCATGGGCATTACCAATATTGTGGGAGCTCTTCTGATGACTAGGTATGGAGTACCCATCCTGCCGGCAGCTCTGATCACCTTGGCCATTGCATGTGCAATAGGATTCATCAATGGCCTCATGGTCTCCTATGTTGGTGTTCCTGCCCTGATTACAACCCTTGCAATGATGACCTTGCTTCGCGGTCTGACCTATGTTCTTTGTGATGGATTGCCCGTTTGGGGGCTTCCGGACTCTTTCCGAACGTTGGGACAGGGATACCTGGGAATAATTCCTATACCCGTGATAATCATGTTCATCATTTTCATCGTGGGCTGGGTGTTTCTGAATCGGGTAAAAACAGGAAGGTATATATATGGCTTGGGTGGCAACCGAGAGGCTGTCAGGCTGGCTGGAATCCGGACCAAGCGTGTGGAGACCGGGGTGTATGTTATTTCCAGTTTTCTTACAGGCATAGCCGGCTTGATCATGCTTTCACGAATCAACACCGGACAACCCAAGATTGGGACGATGTTTGAAATGGATGTCATCACTGCAGTGGTTTTGGGTGGTGTCAGCATCATGGGGGGAGCCGGATCCATTTTTGGAGTACTTCTTGGTGTCTTCATCACGGGAATTCTCTCGAATGGAATGATTTTACTCGATATCAGCGAATATTATCAGCAGATAATAAAGGGGGTGGTACTTTTGCTGGCAGTCACGTTCGATTCCCTGGCAAAACGAAAAAAGGCGTAA
- a CDS encoding sugar-binding protein, translating to MKKRKVFVVLCIVLALVGTLGFAAGANEKKSDKPTFVMVPKLVHPFYEPCIQGFKDAGEQYGVNIEVESPPKLDIALQVKVIEDLIARGVDGIAISAVDNKGLVSVVEEAVAAGIIVICFDADAPSTKRATYIGTNNFEAGVTAGEYMFKLMNNTGNVGILQGGMAPNLNERQEGFRKAAANSGVNIVAFETYQADFAEGVNKTEAMLETYPNLNGIFGPEAYGAPVVATVLKEQGRVGELVVGGFDDLAETITGIKDGSVQFCLVQKAYKMGWVSVEVLQELMAGKTVADTIDTGVVIVTKDNVDSYMDQVKAEIKK from the coding sequence ATGAAAAAAAGGAAGGTTTTCGTTGTACTTTGCATCGTACTGGCGCTTGTTGGAACCTTAGGGTTTGCTGCTGGAGCAAATGAGAAGAAAAGTGATAAGCCTACATTCGTGATGGTTCCGAAGTTGGTGCATCCGTTTTATGAACCATGCATCCAGGGCTTCAAGGATGCTGGTGAGCAATATGGAGTGAATATTGAAGTCGAAAGCCCACCAAAGCTCGATATTGCCCTGCAGGTGAAGGTCATTGAGGATTTGATAGCCCGTGGTGTTGATGGGATAGCAATTTCCGCTGTTGATAATAAGGGTTTGGTATCAGTGGTTGAAGAAGCCGTTGCGGCAGGCATTATTGTCATTTGCTTCGATGCTGACGCACCAAGTACAAAACGGGCGACCTATATTGGTACCAATAATTTCGAAGCAGGTGTAACTGCCGGCGAGTATATGTTCAAACTGATGAATAATACGGGAAATGTTGGAATTCTTCAGGGAGGAATGGCTCCAAATCTGAATGAGAGACAAGAAGGATTCAGGAAAGCTGCGGCCAATTCTGGAGTCAACATTGTTGCTTTTGAAACATACCAAGCGGATTTTGCTGAAGGCGTGAATAAGACCGAGGCAATGCTGGAAACGTACCCGAACCTCAATGGAATCTTTGGACCTGAAGCATATGGGGCGCCCGTTGTTGCTACCGTGCTCAAGGAACAGGGACGGGTCGGAGAACTCGTTGTCGGCGGTTTCGATGACTTGGCCGAAACCATAACCGGTATTAAAGATGGTTCTGTTCAGTTCTGCTTGGTGCAAAAAGCATACAAAATGGGCTGGGTTTCCGTGGAAGTCCTGCAAGAGTTGATGGCTGGGAAGACCGTAGCGGATACCATTGATACCGGTGTTGTCATTGTTACCAAGGATAATGTCGATAGCTATATGGATCAGGTTAAGGCTGAAATCAAAAAATAA
- a CDS encoding ABC transporter permease gives MRTEQRSPEEPNRLKSIAPLCIQKVVKQRESAIFLALLGIMVIITIVAPQFANAGNLYRVSRQISFVAIAALGVFTVILTGGIDLSLGSAIGLSGVTCGLSMAAGMHPLLAILIGMLTGFLVGMINGVLVSYVGITPFIVTLGMLSIARGTIWIITKGWPVEDIDDRILALGQGDLFGIPVPVILMGIMAVLIHFLMRQTVFGRRIYAIGGNEEATRLSGIDVRKVKCLAYGISGLMASITGIILVARFSSAQTSSGEGWELDAIAAAVIGGTSLAGGSGSVIGVLIGAAIMGVIRNGLVLMRVSAYWQTAIMGLIVILAAVIDRVKNRKVA, from the coding sequence ATGAGAACTGAACAGAGAAGTCCTGAAGAACCAAATCGGTTGAAGTCCATCGCACCGTTATGTATTCAAAAGGTTGTCAAGCAACGTGAGTCGGCCATCTTCTTGGCGCTGCTTGGAATCATGGTGATAATCACGATCGTAGCGCCTCAATTTGCAAATGCAGGGAATCTCTACCGGGTGAGTAGGCAGATATCTTTTGTGGCGATTGCAGCCCTTGGTGTTTTTACTGTTATTCTTACTGGTGGTATCGATCTTTCCCTAGGGTCGGCGATAGGCTTGAGCGGTGTTACATGTGGATTGTCCATGGCTGCAGGAATGCACCCCTTGCTGGCAATCCTGATTGGTATGCTCACAGGGTTTCTGGTAGGAATGATAAATGGAGTGTTGGTTTCGTATGTGGGAATAACCCCGTTCATCGTTACGCTTGGTATGCTGAGTATTGCACGTGGCACAATCTGGATCATTACCAAAGGGTGGCCTGTAGAGGATATTGACGATAGGATTCTGGCCTTGGGCCAGGGGGATTTGTTTGGTATTCCCGTTCCCGTTATTCTTATGGGTATCATGGCTGTTCTGATTCACTTTCTCATGCGGCAAACCGTATTTGGAAGAAGAATCTATGCTATTGGAGGTAATGAGGAAGCCACGCGACTGTCTGGAATCGATGTCAGGAAGGTGAAGTGCTTGGCCTACGGTATTTCAGGGCTCATGGCTTCGATAACCGGCATTATTCTGGTTGCCCGCTTCAGTTCAGCCCAAACCTCCAGCGGGGAGGGGTGGGAACTTGATGCAATTGCTGCTGCAGTAATCGGTGGGACTTCTCTTGCAGGAGGTTCCGGCAGTGTGATTGGTGTGCTTATTGGTGCCGCCATCATGGGAGTAATTCGAAACGGGTTGGTGCTTATGCGTGTTTCAGCCTATTGGCAGACTGCAATAATGGGTCTGATAGTCATTTTGGCTGCAGTTATCGACCGCGTCAAAAACAGAAAGGTAGCATGA
- a CDS encoding sugar ABC transporter ATP-binding protein, whose amino-acid sequence MRTICKRFPGVRALQDVNFTLARGEIVCLLGENGAGKSTLMKILTGVYKQDSGTILFQGKELDISTTRDAYTLGINIIFQELNLCPNLSAMENIFLGNENRTKRGLFSYKATRDKALSLFSKLHIDIDPDTPVCKLSVAKQQMVEIAKALSYDTKVLIMDEPTSSLTMREIETLFTIIRSLKEQGVSIIFISHKLEEVLAISDRIVLLRDGENCGDIPTREATEQKLVSLMVGRDLTEFYTKRRNKPSNEILLEVQGLSGGSKIKDVSFSIRKGEILGLAGLVGAGRNAMVRLLIGADHKRAGKVFLQGNEISIGSPKDAVSHRIAYLPDDRKCAGLVLPMTARENATLCIHNTISNQFGCIEHKKENSIIDGYIKDLRIKVYSREQVVRTLSGGNQQKIVLAKALAVDPILLILCEPTRGIDVGAKAEVHTIITALADRGISILVISSELQEILNLSDRVLVMHEGCITADLPIADANQENIMRAAIGSS is encoded by the coding sequence ATGCGCACTATTTGCAAGCGTTTCCCTGGTGTCAGAGCCTTGCAGGACGTGAACTTCACCCTTGCGCGAGGAGAGATTGTCTGTCTGCTAGGAGAGAATGGTGCAGGAAAATCTACCCTGATGAAGATTCTTACCGGGGTTTACAAGCAGGATTCCGGGACGATCCTCTTCCAAGGAAAAGAGCTTGATATCAGTACTACAAGGGATGCCTATACACTTGGGATAAACATAATTTTCCAGGAATTGAATTTGTGTCCCAATCTGTCGGCAATGGAGAATATTTTCCTCGGTAATGAAAACAGGACGAAGCGAGGCCTTTTTTCCTATAAGGCAACCCGAGATAAGGCACTGAGTCTATTTTCCAAGTTACACATTGATATCGATCCTGATACTCCTGTATGCAAGCTCAGTGTTGCGAAACAACAGATGGTGGAAATTGCAAAAGCACTCTCCTATGATACAAAAGTCCTGATAATGGATGAACCAACCTCATCACTTACCATGCGAGAAATTGAAACGCTATTCACCATCATCAGAAGCTTGAAGGAACAAGGAGTCTCCATCATCTTCATTTCACACAAGTTGGAAGAAGTCCTTGCGATCAGTGATAGGATCGTCCTTCTTCGGGATGGAGAGAATTGCGGGGATATTCCCACACGGGAAGCTACCGAACAAAAACTTGTCTCACTCATGGTTGGGCGTGATCTGACTGAATTTTATACGAAGAGAAGAAATAAGCCATCAAATGAGATCCTGCTTGAAGTACAAGGATTGAGTGGTGGTTCGAAGATCAAGGATGTCTCCTTCTCAATCAGGAAGGGAGAGATTCTTGGGCTTGCCGGTTTGGTAGGTGCAGGGCGAAATGCAATGGTACGTTTGCTCATTGGTGCAGATCACAAGCGTGCAGGAAAAGTCTTTTTGCAGGGGAATGAGATCAGTATTGGCAGTCCGAAGGATGCCGTGAGTCATCGTATTGCCTATTTGCCGGATGATAGGAAATGTGCTGGATTGGTATTGCCGATGACTGCAAGGGAAAATGCAACACTTTGCATTCACAACACGATCTCCAATCAATTCGGATGCATAGAACATAAAAAAGAGAATTCCATCATTGACGGCTACATCAAGGATTTGCGGATAAAAGTGTATTCACGCGAACAGGTGGTGCGGACCTTGTCGGGAGGCAACCAGCAAAAGATTGTTCTGGCAAAAGCTCTGGCAGTTGACCCGATTCTCCTCATCCTCTGCGAACCTACCCGAGGAATTGACGTGGGGGCAAAGGCTGAAGTCCATACCATAATTACTGCATTGGCGGACAGAGGAATATCGATTTTGGTCATTTCCTCGGAATTGCAGGAAATTCTCAACTTGTCCGATCGGGTATTGGTTATGCATGAGGGGTGTATTACTGCTGATTTGCCGATTGCTGATGCGAATCAAGAGAATATAATGAGAGCAGCCATAGGGTCCTCTTGA